A portion of the Croceicoccus marinus genome contains these proteins:
- a CDS encoding sensor histidine kinase, protein MTGRSGASLLTSKLSRSAASPSYYKESDAAVWATVEVNLTALTGDLLALHSDEDRIGLDLSPASHVLGDPTALGRIFDNLVDNALRHASTVTVRNDSDGGKTCWSFEDDGPGVAPDQQLTLGTAYARFDPSRDRQTGGAGLGLAIVCGLAEAIGGSVSFRSKPGRGLHVQVVLLSAGRSSE, encoded by the coding sequence ATGACGGGCCGGTCGGGAGCCTCTCTCCTGACCTCAAAACTTTCACGAAGCGCAGCGTCGCCCTCTTACTATAAAGAGAGCGACGCCGCGGTCTGGGCGACGGTGGAGGTCAACCTTACGGCTCTGACTGGTGATCTATTGGCGCTGCATTCAGATGAGGACCGCATCGGCCTCGACCTTTCGCCGGCAAGCCATGTGCTGGGTGATCCCACCGCGCTCGGACGGATTTTTGATAACCTCGTCGATAATGCCCTGCGCCACGCCTCGACCGTCACGGTAAGGAATGATTCGGATGGCGGTAAGACCTGCTGGTCGTTTGAGGACGATGGCCCGGGAGTTGCGCCCGACCAACAACTGACGTTAGGCACGGCCTATGCCCGTTTCGATCCGTCACGCGATCGACAGACGGGCGGAGCCGGCCTTGGCTTAGCGATCGTCTGCGGACTTGCCGAAGCCATAGGCGGCTCCGTCTCGTTCCGGTCCAAGCCGGGCCGAGGACTGCATGTGCAAGTCGTGCTGTTGTCGGCGGGTAGAAGCTCAGAATGA
- a CDS encoding TetR/AcrR family transcriptional regulator, with translation MSLPRRTSSGGRPSKEEAEKLGEHILQEALQEFIAKGLDASRMDAIAASAHVSKRTLYARYKSKDELLCATMDYGIAKHIRPVSTLPANGPIRERLEAVAHKFLEASLTAEGRGIQTLLTWLANYRPDLQNKIRAKAVADVTGVMNQILKDGYANGEIAFSDFPAIAKIVFDLLFSLPNYEILRGMGPEYHGSESVSLDKELDFVMAALRTGVVFSTNGR, from the coding sequence ATGTCACTTCCCCGCAGAACCTCAAGCGGCGGTCGTCCTTCAAAAGAGGAGGCCGAGAAACTAGGCGAGCACATATTGCAGGAAGCGCTGCAGGAATTTATCGCTAAGGGCCTCGATGCGTCCCGGATGGACGCGATCGCCGCTTCGGCCCACGTATCGAAGCGAACACTTTACGCACGCTACAAATCCAAGGATGAACTGCTATGTGCGACGATGGACTATGGTATTGCGAAGCACATCCGTCCGGTGAGCACTCTTCCTGCCAATGGCCCCATTCGCGAGCGCCTCGAAGCCGTTGCGCATAAATTTCTAGAAGCCTCGCTCACCGCAGAAGGCCGCGGCATACAGACCTTGCTGACATGGCTTGCCAATTACCGCCCCGATTTGCAGAACAAGATCAGGGCCAAAGCCGTGGCTGACGTTACCGGCGTTATGAACCAAATTCTAAAGGACGGCTACGCAAACGGAGAAATTGCGTTCTCAGACTTCCCGGCGATCGCTAAGATAGTCTTCGACTTATTATTCTCCTTGCCGAATTATGAAATACTGAGGGGCATGGGTCCCGAATATCATGGCAGCGAATCCGTCAGCCTGGACAAGGAACTTGATTTCGTGATGGCTGCACTTCGCACTGGCGTCGTCTTTTCGACGAATGGGCGGTAA
- a CDS encoding patatin-like phospholipase family protein: protein MRTRKELRLTMMPGQAIDLVRTLVLGVLGPALLLGGCASFDRQPFEAAQIEAAHAPDSPKIRHWANSPDLLTQISIAPPPPGAPLRVLALSGGGDDGAYGAGFLNGWSQTGKRPEFAVVTGVSTGALIAPFALLGPDYDDELKRAYTEITPDDIYKDRFALAIPFSTSVATTGPLEALIARFATDAVIDAIGEEHRKGRRLFVGTVSLDRPGNAIWDMGAIAAGDAPGRYALFRRILLASSSVPVQFPPVLIEMEAQGERISELHVDGGTIATLMAAPPVANDQILRDSQSPTELYLLVNGKMAGEFELIEAGLSSIAKRTLEAMLFSSLQDRVASAYVWARSTGAGYHLTFIEQDFDADEHDLFEQDYMRTLFDYGVERGRAQAWQDSPPSSDPDTVASAVPETTSSED from the coding sequence ATGCGAACCCGTAAAGAACTCCGCCTGACCATGATGCCGGGACAGGCCATCGACCTGGTGCGAACGCTCGTCCTGGGAGTGCTCGGCCCCGCATTGCTGCTTGGCGGTTGTGCCAGCTTCGACCGGCAACCGTTCGAGGCCGCGCAGATCGAAGCCGCGCACGCGCCGGATTCGCCGAAAATCCGCCATTGGGCCAATTCCCCCGACCTGTTGACACAGATCTCGATCGCCCCGCCACCGCCGGGCGCGCCACTGCGCGTGCTCGCGCTGTCGGGCGGTGGGGATGACGGGGCCTATGGTGCGGGTTTTCTCAACGGATGGTCGCAAACCGGCAAGCGACCTGAATTTGCCGTGGTCACTGGAGTCAGCACCGGGGCTCTCATCGCCCCCTTCGCGCTGCTCGGGCCGGACTACGACGACGAGCTGAAACGCGCCTATACCGAGATCACGCCCGACGACATTTACAAGGACCGCTTCGCGTTGGCGATCCCGTTCTCGACCAGCGTCGCGACGACCGGGCCGCTCGAGGCTCTAATCGCCCGCTTCGCCACTGATGCGGTGATCGATGCCATCGGCGAAGAGCACCGCAAGGGCCGGCGCCTGTTCGTCGGCACCGTCAGCCTCGACCGCCCCGGCAATGCGATCTGGGACATGGGAGCGATCGCGGCCGGTGATGCGCCCGGTCGCTATGCCCTTTTCCGGCGCATCCTGCTCGCCAGCAGCTCCGTCCCGGTGCAGTTCCCCCCGGTGCTGATCGAGATGGAAGCGCAGGGAGAGCGAATCAGCGAACTCCATGTCGATGGCGGCACCATTGCGACCCTGATGGCCGCTCCGCCGGTCGCGAACGACCAGATCCTGCGAGACAGCCAGTCCCCAACGGAGCTGTATCTGCTGGTCAACGGCAAGATGGCAGGCGAGTTCGAGCTGATCGAAGCAGGTCTCTCCAGCATCGCCAAGCGGACGCTTGAGGCGATGCTCTTCTCCAGCCTCCAGGACCGTGTGGCCTCGGCCTATGTCTGGGCGAGATCGACCGGCGCCGGATATCACTTGACCTTTATCGAGCAGGACTTCGACGCGGACGAGCACGATCTTTTCGAGCAGGATTATATGCGCACGCTGTTCGACTATGGCGTGGAGCGCGGTCGGGCACAGGCATGGCAGGATAGTCCGCCATCGTCGGATCCGGACACTGTCGCATCAGCCGTGCCCGAAACGACGAGTTCCGAGGATTAG
- a CDS encoding phospholipase D-like domain-containing protein, translated as MIQRAASHAFGNTALSAIGLSVAKHAVGHPGLTGVALVEDGIDAFAIRSRLIAAAERSIDLQYYIWRDDLTGNLLLEDLRRAAARGVRVRLLVDDNGIPGLDRKLRWLASDRNFEIRIFNPFRNRHFKPLDFLLDFHRVNRRMHSKSFTVDNQITCVGGRNVGDEYFANREQGIFADVDALCVGAVVQEVSECFDAFWNFPAAVEIDCIVKEDPKQYAASGATDFTRSVSGPSATDYLSRAAGSVLLERARAGRIEFEWVPVELVSDRPAKVLGQSRQGDLMASVLRGLIGQPERELLVVSGYFVPTSSGARAFAQMARNGVDVRVLTNSFASTDVAMVHAGYAKHRHFLVKSGVRLYEMPAPGDRPKTTRKSLRRPSPRNTNENATLHAKMFAVDGRRVFVGSFNFDPRSFALNTELGIVIQSENLAAQMHHAFDTMIASGSYKIVVDDKGRLNWMDMRDDVRQCELAEPGTTWWSRVLTRLLSKTPIDWLL; from the coding sequence ATGATACAGCGCGCAGCTTCTCATGCGTTCGGAAATACGGCACTTTCCGCAATCGGCTTGAGTGTCGCTAAGCACGCGGTGGGCCATCCCGGCCTGACGGGCGTTGCACTTGTCGAGGACGGCATAGACGCGTTTGCCATCCGCTCTCGACTCATCGCCGCGGCCGAAAGATCGATCGACCTGCAATATTACATCTGGCGCGACGATCTGACCGGTAATCTCCTGCTGGAAGACTTGCGCAGAGCGGCAGCGCGGGGTGTACGGGTCCGTCTGCTGGTTGACGATAACGGCATTCCCGGCCTCGACCGCAAATTGCGCTGGCTGGCCAGCGACCGCAATTTCGAAATCCGCATTTTCAATCCGTTTCGAAACCGACACTTCAAGCCGCTCGATTTCCTGCTGGATTTCCACCGCGTCAATCGCAGGATGCATTCGAAAAGCTTTACAGTCGACAATCAGATAACCTGTGTCGGCGGGCGTAATGTCGGAGACGAGTACTTCGCCAACCGAGAGCAGGGGATTTTTGCCGATGTGGATGCGCTTTGCGTAGGCGCGGTGGTGCAAGAAGTCTCCGAATGTTTCGATGCGTTCTGGAATTTTCCCGCTGCAGTCGAAATCGACTGCATCGTGAAGGAAGATCCGAAGCAGTACGCGGCAAGCGGGGCAACTGATTTCACGCGGTCAGTTTCCGGCCCCTCCGCGACCGATTATCTAAGCCGTGCCGCCGGATCTGTTTTGCTTGAGCGTGCGCGGGCCGGACGGATTGAATTCGAATGGGTGCCCGTCGAGCTGGTCAGCGATCGGCCCGCCAAGGTTCTCGGACAATCGCGTCAAGGCGATCTCATGGCTAGCGTCCTCAGGGGTCTCATCGGTCAACCGGAAAGGGAATTGCTCGTCGTTTCGGGCTATTTCGTGCCGACCTCATCAGGTGCCAGGGCCTTTGCGCAAATGGCACGCAACGGGGTCGATGTGCGCGTCCTGACCAATTCCTTTGCTTCGACCGATGTCGCTATGGTTCATGCCGGATATGCAAAGCATCGGCATTTTCTCGTGAAGTCGGGGGTGCGTCTGTATGAGATGCCTGCCCCTGGAGACCGGCCCAAGACCACCCGCAAATCTCTGCGTCGACCTTCGCCGCGCAACACAAACGAGAATGCCACCCTGCATGCCAAGATGTTCGCTGTAGACGGCCGTCGGGTCTTTGTCGGTTCTTTCAATTTCGATCCGCGCTCTTTCGCTCTCAATACTGAGCTCGGGATCGTCATCCAGAGTGAGAATCTGGCGGCACAGATGCACCACGCCTTCGATACCATGATCGCGTCCGGCTCCTACAAAATCGTCGTGGATGACAAAGGCCGACTGAACTGGATGGACATGCGCGACGATGTCCGTCAATGTGAACTGGCCGAGCCTGGAACCACATGGTGGTCGCGAGTGCTCACTCGCCTTCTCAGCAAAACGCCGATCGATTGGCTGCTGTGA
- a CDS encoding mechanosensitive ion channel family protein, producing the protein MAEQAAEVATDPFGRETPRGTVTGLISALAAKDYTRAAHYFHLSAEEDEAQLVDQGAIWATKLQAALDQQGTLLPFGALSNEASGRLDDELPADTEEVGRLGGEESLPILLTRTDSPVGSEVWGISQETVEALEAVSVAATNPAEPEDGESAEVAGAPLQDWALLLGSAAGSFFLYWLISAGLLAIMRRFVADREKSAIYRFTQAALPPLSLFLAVVTFHLWTGSIEASIVARQTLLRYIGIVGWVALAWFALRLVDAIARVASARMERRQRRQAVSVVVLLRRTAKIVLFLLATVAVLDTLGVDVTTGIAALGIGGIALALGAQKAVENLIGSLNVIADRPVQVGDFCRAGDIVGTVEDIGMRSTRIRTNERTLVTIPNGDFSSREIENFAKRDRFLFNPTIGVEYGISAGQLRRAVEIIEQILRDHHLIEKDGLRARFAHFGESSLDIEIWSYIMVADYAESRLIRQELLLAIFERLKAAGLAIAYPTRTVHLVTQENDVGA; encoded by the coding sequence ATGGCCGAGCAGGCCGCTGAAGTGGCTACCGACCCTTTCGGTCGCGAGACGCCGCGTGGAACGGTGACCGGCCTGATCAGCGCCCTGGCGGCGAAGGACTACACGAGGGCTGCTCACTATTTCCACCTGTCTGCGGAAGAGGATGAGGCTCAACTTGTCGATCAAGGAGCGATCTGGGCCACCAAGCTGCAAGCCGCGCTCGACCAACAGGGGACGCTCCTGCCTTTCGGTGCCTTGTCGAACGAAGCGAGTGGGCGTCTCGACGATGAACTGCCGGCCGACACCGAAGAGGTAGGCAGGCTCGGCGGCGAGGAAAGTCTGCCGATCCTTCTCACCCGGACCGACAGCCCTGTCGGCAGCGAGGTCTGGGGGATTTCGCAGGAGACCGTTGAAGCTCTCGAAGCAGTGTCTGTGGCGGCGACAAATCCGGCTGAACCGGAAGACGGTGAAAGCGCCGAGGTGGCCGGAGCCCCGCTGCAGGACTGGGCTCTCTTGCTCGGGAGCGCAGCCGGCAGTTTCTTTCTCTACTGGCTTATATCGGCCGGACTTCTGGCCATCATGCGGCGTTTTGTGGCCGACCGCGAGAAAAGCGCGATCTACCGCTTCACGCAGGCCGCCTTGCCGCCGCTCAGCCTGTTTCTCGCAGTGGTGACCTTCCACCTGTGGACGGGCAGCATCGAGGCGTCCATCGTCGCGCGCCAGACCTTGCTGCGCTATATCGGTATCGTTGGCTGGGTAGCGCTTGCTTGGTTTGCGCTGCGCCTGGTCGATGCCATCGCACGCGTTGCTAGTGCCCGGATGGAACGCCGCCAGCGGCGGCAGGCAGTGTCGGTCGTCGTCCTGTTGCGGCGTACGGCAAAGATAGTGCTCTTCCTATTGGCGACGGTAGCGGTCCTCGACACGCTGGGGGTCGATGTGACCACGGGCATTGCCGCATTGGGCATTGGCGGCATCGCCTTGGCGTTAGGCGCACAGAAGGCCGTGGAGAATTTGATCGGCAGCCTGAACGTCATCGCAGACCGCCCTGTTCAGGTCGGAGACTTCTGCCGCGCGGGAGATATTGTCGGCACCGTAGAGGATATCGGTATGCGCTCGACGAGGATTCGCACGAATGAACGCACGCTCGTCACCATCCCGAACGGTGATTTTTCCTCCCGCGAGATCGAAAACTTCGCCAAGCGCGACCGCTTTCTCTTCAATCCCACGATCGGCGTCGAATACGGTATCTCCGCAGGCCAGCTGCGCCGGGCCGTGGAGATTATCGAGCAGATCCTGCGCGATCACCACCTGATTGAAAAGGATGGCCTCCGTGCTCGATTTGCTCATTTCGGCGAGAGCTCGCTGGATATCGAGATCTGGTCCTACATCATGGTTGCCGATTACGCGGAAAGCCGACTGATCCGGCAGGAACTGCTGCTGGCCATTTTCGAGAGGTTGAAGGCAGCCGGTCTCGCTATCGCCTACCCGACGCGGACGGTCCATTTGGTGACCCAGGAGAATGACGTCGGCGCGTAG
- a CDS encoding efflux transporter outer membrane subunit produces the protein MRIVPLTAMLLGLMLVSGCSHPDRVGDGPVAPARAALPPLPERWRAVADAAGPVADGWVAAFGDPRLAALVAEAQEKNSDLQAAAAQVQRAAALARQARSGLRPAVQAVGLGSRSHIEIDDIEIGGQAGLPVPSSIEYDSTSFLGLAQASWEIDLWGRISDGWYAALENEAAARADYFAARQSIAAGVARAYLVSIEASRQVGLAEEAVDTLEHLHRLVGLQVREGVAMDGDLALIRANLEQAREALARAQGARREAIRALELLVGRYPAAEFASGIDLPPMPTPPPAGLPSTLLERRPDLVAAERRVAAALHAEDQASKARLPRLSLTGLAGAVSDALENIFDPTATLFSIGGNVAAPIYQGGALAAGENIADAELRAAIAQYAGAALAAFEEVETALDSGVVLRRRRDAAVIRVREIEEALRIEDLRYRVGESSLLDVLQIRQQAITARSDLATIERMEREQFVTLNLALGGSWNAPEADPPEISEKDGDANP, from the coding sequence ATGCGCATCGTCCCTCTCACCGCCATGTTGCTCGGCCTGATGCTGGTGTCAGGCTGCTCGCATCCCGACAGGGTCGGCGATGGTCCGGTCGCACCCGCCCGCGCGGCCCTGCCGCCTTTGCCGGAACGCTGGCGGGCAGTCGCCGATGCCGCAGGGCCGGTCGCGGACGGATGGGTCGCCGCCTTCGGCGACCCGCGCCTCGCCGCGCTCGTGGCCGAAGCGCAGGAGAAGAACAGTGATCTTCAGGCCGCCGCGGCGCAGGTCCAGCGCGCCGCAGCACTTGCCCGTCAGGCGCGTTCCGGGCTGCGTCCGGCCGTTCAGGCGGTCGGCCTGGGTTCGCGCAGCCATATCGAGATCGATGATATCGAAATCGGCGGGCAGGCCGGACTGCCGGTGCCGTCCAGCATCGAATATGACAGCACCAGCTTTCTGGGACTGGCGCAGGCGAGTTGGGAAATCGACCTGTGGGGCAGGATCAGCGATGGCTGGTATGCCGCGCTCGAGAACGAGGCGGCTGCCCGCGCCGACTATTTCGCGGCCCGGCAATCGATTGCCGCGGGCGTGGCGCGCGCCTATCTGGTCTCGATCGAGGCTTCGCGGCAGGTGGGGCTGGCCGAGGAAGCGGTTGATACGCTCGAACATCTGCATCGCCTGGTGGGTCTGCAGGTCCGCGAGGGCGTCGCGATGGATGGCGATCTGGCACTGATCCGCGCCAATCTCGAACAGGCGCGCGAGGCTCTCGCACGGGCACAGGGCGCGCGGCGCGAGGCGATCCGTGCTCTCGAACTACTGGTCGGGCGCTATCCCGCGGCCGAGTTCGCCTCGGGAATTGACTTGCCGCCCATGCCAACGCCGCCGCCTGCCGGGCTGCCTTCGACGCTGCTCGAGCGGCGGCCCGATCTGGTCGCGGCCGAGCGGCGCGTCGCCGCCGCACTGCATGCCGAGGACCAGGCCAGCAAGGCGCGCCTGCCGCGCCTGTCGCTCACGGGGCTGGCGGGCGCGGTGTCGGACGCCCTTGAAAATATCTTCGATCCTACCGCGACCCTGTTCAGCATTGGCGGCAATGTCGCGGCGCCGATCTACCAGGGCGGCGCGCTGGCTGCCGGCGAAAACATTGCCGATGCCGAACTGCGCGCGGCGATCGCGCAATATGCCGGCGCCGCGCTGGCCGCTTTCGAGGAGGTGGAAACCGCGCTCGACAGCGGCGTGGTGCTTCGCCGCCGCCGGGACGCGGCCGTCATCCGCGTGCGCGAGATAGAGGAAGCGCTCAGGATCGAGGATCTGCGGTACAGGGTCGGCGAAAGCAGCCTGCTTGACGTGTTGCAGATCCGGCAGCAGGCGATCACTGCGCGCAGCGATCTGGCGACGATCGAGCGCATGGAACGCGAGCAGTTCGTCACGCTCAATCTGGCGCTCGGCGGAAGCTGGAACGCGCCGGAGGCTGATCCCCCAGAGATTTCCGAGAAGGATGGCGATGCGAACCCGTAA